In Arachis hypogaea cultivar Tifrunner chromosome 7, arahy.Tifrunner.gnm2.J5K5, whole genome shotgun sequence, the genomic window GGATCTTCTTCTACTTGCTGCTGCATCTGGATGCAGAGTATCTCTGCTTGAGCAACTGCTAGCTGCATTTGAAGCTCTGAGACTTGGTTTTGAAGGTATGATATGGCTCCGACACACCCGTACACCGGATCCCGGACCCTCGCATTCGCCTCGTACACTAGGCTGCTCACTGCATCTGCTCTTTGCTCCACCGGAAGTTCCTGTCACCATCATTGTGCAAAAGTTAAAAACATTCCAaaaacttgttcttattttcttggtGAAAATTCAGTTGCAGTCAACTCCACGTGAAGATAATAGTTGAGAgctgttaaataatttgactaaattttcatcttacAGTTTTCAGTTAttaactttatgtgaagttgGTTGCACTTAAATTTCCacctattttctttcttctgttaTATTTGTCACCGTCAATTTGTTTTTTTAagtattttagaaagaaaaatgtaaaaaaataatcagaatttattgtttttttgtcATCAATTAAACATTAATGATTAATTTACGACCAAAAGCAATAAATTTTGATTACTGTTTAGCATTCCTCTTTCTGGAATAAGGTATTGATCTCAATTGTATattcttgaaatttttaaaatgctTTTATGATCATATATAACCATAAAACATAGTACCTGAATGTTAAGAATTTAAGCATACAAGGTTGTTTCTCTTTATACCCTTTCAAATAATCATCAAAGacaaaaaggaaaggaaattaaagagcatgtattatatatatatatatatatatatatatatatatatatatatatatatatatatatatatatatatatatatatatatatatatataacaatataagGTAAGTACCTGCAACATTTTGCTAACGTTGCTAGCGCCAAAAACTTTGTGGACTATGGCAAACTTGTGGGGTTCATCAGCAGGGAAATAAGGAGCAAATGCACAATCTTTGGTGCACCTGCGTCTCAGAAGCTTGCATGAGGCACACGGTGAATTCCCACCCATTTTTCTATTTTGAAGGTCAAAATAAAAGGAATCTTTTTTGGTAGCTCTAATGCCTCAAGTGCTAAACAAAGCTCATTAAGAAACTGATGAAGGACATGTTTATGGAAGGCTTTGATGGGACTGTGTAAGTGTTTGTGTGTGGTATTTATAGCTGCTACCTGTTTTTTGAATTAGTTTTTGCCACCTCTGGGCGTAAGAGTGTTCG contains:
- the LOC112702338 gene encoding LOB domain-containing protein 12-like; the protein is MGGNSPCASCKLLRRRCTKDCAFAPYFPADEPHKFAIVHKVFGASNVSKMLQELPVEQRADAVSSLVYEANARVRDPVYGCVGAISYLQNQVSELQMQLAVAQAEILCIQMQQQVEEDPPVMMMMMPPPQLSNENELSHHHYFTTFGSSSTNNVIHDSFKRQSVFGHDMVS